The Fulvivirga maritima genome segment CTTAGAGTTACAGAACCACTTCGCTCTTGTTCACCATGTGCCCCGTCATTATTAACTACCGTGCTTCCGTTAATAGATAAGTCAGAGCCATCATCAGAACGGGTATAGAAAGTGTAGGTTCCTGAAACCGGTATTTGAATATACCCAGAGAAAATAAATGCATAATAATTACCTTTCCCAGTAGGAGAAGTTATGTTAATATTCTCCAAGTGTCCACTAGAGACATAATTAGTGTTAATAATGTCATTTACTGAATTGACAGTGCTTTCGAATTCATAATAATCATAGTTTAGACCATCATTAATAGTGGCAGCTTGAACCTGATTACTGAAAGGAGATATGTTTCCAGCAAAATCTTTAGCTCTAACTTTAAAAGTATAATTAGTACTAGTTTGTAAACCGGAGTTCATATAGCTTGTATTGGACGTAGTGCCTACTAATGAACCATTTCTATATATTTCGTATTGTGTTACTTCACTATTATCAGTAGAAGGGGTCCAGGATAAGCCTATGCTATTTTCACTAAAAGAAGCTACTGATAAAATGGGAGCTGTTGGAGGCTCGTTATCAATGATGGTAATCGCAGATGCTTCAGCTGTATATCCAGATGCCCCATCATTATTCACAGCGCGCATTTGATAATAGTAGGTAGTATTTGGAGTTAGCTCAGTATCTGTATAAGAAACTGGGTTTGAATTATTGCTCGGAGGTAAAATTTCTATTAACTCATATCCTGTTCCTGAAGTAATTGATCTGTAGAGTTCAAAGCCCGTTTCATTCGGAGAATTATCATCCCAGTTAATTTTTATACTATTGGCAGATAAGGTGTTCGCGAAGAAGTTAGAAGGCTTAGCTGGTGCGCCCACACCGTTTGAAGTCACTACATATAGTTCATTAGAAGGAGTACTATTACAGGCTGGGGGTTCTGCTCTATACTCTGTAGGGGTTTCTCCATCTTCTTCAAAGCCTGTTTCGCTAGGCTCTCTGGTTACTAAAGTATACACTCCTTCTACAGCAGTGGTGTAGTTTTGACTATTAGCTCCACTGATATTTGCACCATCTCTTTGCCACTGATAATCTACTTTATCAGCTGGGCCATAAAGTGTTACGTTTTGGCTTCCGTCTAATGCCGGCAGGTGCATACTTCGTTCATTATTACTGATTGAAGGAGTTGGAGAAGGGGTTTTGTCTCCATTAATATCTACAGGGTCGGACCATTCTGTCCAGTCAGAGTTGCTATTTCGTTTGAATCTGACATAATATAAGCCTGGTTCTACTACATTTATTTCATTAACACCTGTGGCTATTGGCGTACTACTGGTGTTGTCTTTTGCCCATTGGTAATCTGCAAATTCTCCGGTGATACCGATATTCACATCAATTTCTCCCTCACTGCAGAATGAGTTTTGACCGTGTAATACTGTGATAGACAGTTTCGAGTATTGTAAAAACCAACTAAAAAAGTCTGATTTTGAATAAACATTCCCCCAATTAGTATGTCCTTTATCAGGGAAGTATGTATATCTTATATTCCCTCCAGCATTTCTAATATCAGTTACTGTTTTGTTTCCATGATATGGCGTAGGGTCTTTGTCTTTACCGCCTTGAGATTCCCAAGCGGGTATAAATTTATAGCTTTCTGGAGGGTATGAAGTGATACCTGATAAGGCACAAATACCAGCTGTCAATTCAGGGTAGAGGGCACCGAACATCCATGCGGCTCTTGCTCCAGCCGATAGACCATGAACGTAAATACGATTGGGATCAACATTATAATCCGAAACCAGTTTTTCTACAATAACTTTTGCTCTATAGACATTGGTCTCACCCCAATTTGCTCCAGATGAATTATGTTGAGGGTACAATAAAAATCCTGGGAATTCATCACGAACAACAGCACTCATATATCTGGGGCCACCTTGATATAGTTGTTGTTCATTATCAGTACCTCTTTCACCTGAACCGTGGAAAAATACAATTAATGGATATTTTTCTGAACCATTATCTGTATAGCCGTTGGGCTTGAGCATTCGGAAATGCATATTACCAGCAGGTTCGTATTGGTAGGATTCAAATGGAGAAGTGTCCCAAGATAGTGATGCGGTGTAGTTATAAGGTGTAAACTCATCCACATAAGGGAGTGTCTCTTCAGGGCAATTGTCATTCAATTCTTCTGAGCAGTCTTCATCATTGTATGAAGAGGCATCAGTGTTATAGCTATTTTCTTCGCAGTAGTCACTCTCTATGGCATTTGAATTACCAGCAAGAGGCAAGCAAAATAGTGCAACTAAAAAAACGGAGTAAATTTTTGTCATATTAGGCGAGGAGTTAGGCGCTTTTGTTTATAATGATAGTTCTTATCCCAAATAATTAATAATCATCTGGGATTTATTACATCAGTGGTTTTTTGATTTAAGTCGAGCTATTCTTTATTGTTATATACGAAAATACCTTATTCCTAGATCCTGCGTTTTCGAAATATAACAATAATTTTCATGAAAAGTTCTCAAAAAGACTTAATATTTTTCAATTTCAAGAACTGTCTTTCATACGCATAATAACTTATAATTGAAACTACAAAGGTGATGATTAGGCATAATATTAGTGTAACAAAACCATTAACAAAGGGTTTACCAAAAGCTTTATCAATAGCCATAATTACAGGAAAGTGGAACAGATACATTCCATAAGATATTTTTCCGATGAGCAATAGTGGTTTTGATGTAAGCCATGATTTTCTCTGAGAGGTGGTAAGTTGCCATATTATAGCTGCAAAAAAAATGTTCAATACCGTATAAGACCATACATGTTGATAATTAAGTAACCCATGGATGAGGAAGCCTAAACTTGAGTAGCTATTAGGATTTAGGGGGTAGGCCGTAAGTAAATTGAAGGCTCCAAGTATAACACAAAGAGCTAATGAACCCCAAATCCATTTTTTTCTATTGATCCCAATATATTTTTGCCCTAAGAAATTTATAAAACCTCCTAAAGCAAATGCATCAAAGTGGCTAAGGCTAAACCAATATACAATATTACCAAGTCGATCTTCTGTAGGAGCTATATCTGCAAAGCCTAGTGCCAGTGCTAATCTGAGCAGTGGAACGCCAATGAGCATAAGACCTATAATTTTTTTAAAATTCTTTTCAGAAAAGAAGAATACTATGAACGGCCAAATCAGATAAAACTGTTCTTCTACTGATAGTGACCATAGGTGAACAAATAATCTGTTTACTGTCCATTCAGGTGAGATAATATAAAAATTATAGGTGTAGGTAAATAAATAAGGTGCTGTTTGAGGTAAGTCATCAGGCTGGCCTGTGGCTAAGAATAGAAGTAAAATGGCTAATAAATAGCCAAAATACAGGGGAAAGATTCTTAGAAGGCGTTTCCAATAGAACATTTTAATGTATGAACCAAAGGTCTTTCTTTTTTCTTCTAAAAGTATTCTTGTAATTAAATAGCCTGATAGCACAAAGAAAATCTGAACACCAACCCAGCCAATTTCAAAATCGAAATCAATGAAGCTAACTTTACTAAAATGAAATGTGATAACTAATAATACTGCAATGGCCCTCAATCCATCGAGAGAAGGAATGTAAAATTTACTCATATTAAAGTTGTAATTGAAATATTGGCTTTATTTGATCTGTAATATCCATGTGTCATGAAATCCTCTTTCTTTCTGAATGCGGAGCGTACTTCTTTGGCCAATTCTTGATCTTTTTTATCATAAAACACAAAAACGTAGTATAGGTTTTTCTTGTCGTAAAGTCCTATGTCTGCTACATGCCCGTTATCCATGCTGGTCTTAGCTACCTTCATGGCATTATTAAGGTATTTGAATACCCCTATTACAACGTAATAACCTTCTGATAATGAAATAGAATAAGAGTTTCTTTGCGAAAATCCGTTATCAAAATCTGGAGATTCAATATCGACTTTCTCTTTATGTTTGTGTCTTTCAATTTCTTCTGATTTTTCTTTGGAAGCCTTCGATTCTGTAGGTTCTTTTACAGCCATTTCTACATTGGTATTTTGAGCGGGCTCCTCAGTAATGTCTTTTGATTTGTCATTATTTTCGATAGGAGTAGGGGCCGCATTCTGTTCTGAAGGGGTGGTAGTCTTAGCAATGTTTTCAGTTGGTGCCTTAGTTTTAGCATCAGATTCATTAGGTTGTTTTTCTTCTACTTCTTCAGATTTTTCAGTCTCTACATTAGTGGCTAAAACAGGTTGTTTAAGATGAGCGTCTTCCTCAGTGCTTTTAGTTAGAAGAGGTTTCTTAGTATTTTTATTTTGTCCGAACTTAAAAGCCAATTGTAACTCATGAGATCCTGTTGACAGATCAGCATTGTTGGTTTTAAAAGGAGAGAATGAATAATCATAGCTGAAGCTGATAACATCCGTTATATTCATGCCTAATATTATACCTAAGCTGTTGCGGTAAGAAGCACCAGCCCATATTTTTTGTTGGTAGTATACAATGCCTGCTCCTTCGAGTTGGTTTTCATCATATTTATAATCTCTGTATAGTACTAGAGGCTTGAATGAGAATTTTGGAGAAAGCTGGAAATCATAACTTATAGAGTAGATCCTGTTATCAATAGCATTTATTTCTACTTCATTAAATTCGGAATAATTAAACTGATCCGAATCGAAGATCTTGGGCATAGAGAAGCCTATTTGCAACCTGTTGTATTGGTATACCATTCCAAATTTACCATTGAGGTAATAGTTGTTATCATAAGCAGAAATAATTGCCGGATCCATGGTATTAAGTTCATCAGAAGTGAGGTTAAGCATGTTTTGACCTACCCCTCCCGATATAGCAAAGCGTAGAGATTGGTTTTCTGTGATATTAAGTTTATAGCCAAAGGAGAGTAATGCAGAGCTGGAACGTACGGCTACCACCTCCTGAGAATAAAATTCTGCTCCAAAAAACAAGTGACCTTTTGTGGGGAGTTGAAAATTAAGACCAATGGTTTCAGGAGAATCCTCAATGTTCATCCATTGCTTTTTGTAAGTAAGAAAAAGTTGGTTGTGCCCATTAATACCTGTAAAGGCAGGGTTATAAACAGCAGGGTTAAAGAAGTTTTGTCTAAAAGAAGATAGCTCCTGGGTTATTCCTGATTGTGACTTAAACAGAAATATTAATAATAAAATAAGCAGATAACCTTTGCTCCTCATCTTGTACTTTTTAATAAATTATTCTTACTCCTCCGCGTCTGGTTCCTGACCGTGCCGTTATCTCGTAGAAATATGGGCCGGGCTGTAATAACTGTCCGTTTGAGGTTCCTCCCCAATCATTACCATAGTTTTTAGAATGGTAAATTTCATTACCTCGAGAATCATAAATTCTCACCTCAACTTCACCTAAAGCCTGTAGATTGGCTATTTCCCAATAATCATTAATGCCATCCCCATTTGGTGTGAAAAGCCTAGGAATATTCACAGCTTCAATTTCCAGAGGGAGCACTGTAATGTTTACAGTGTCGGTATCAGTAAGGTATTGCGTGTCAGTAACAGTAAGCTTAAACTGATATTCTCCTTCACGAAGGCCTCCTACAATTAGTTGAGCAAATGTTAGTTCTGAAGTAGTAGTATTACCTCCTGAAATTTGCTCCCATTCATAACTCCGGATAGAGCCATCTTCATCAGTGCCTGAGCCATTGAGTACTACGGAGCTGGTAGGCATGGTGATAGTCACATCTTCACCAGCATTGGCTACAGGCGGAATGTTTCCGTTGCTGTTTACCACTTCTATAGTCACTTCATCAGTATCTATGGCGCCTTTATCATCCGTTACTTCAAAGGAGAAAGTATAAGATCCAATTTGCATATTAGTGATATGTATAGTTGAATCTTGTGGACTTGCGATAGTAATGGAAGTCGGCCCCGAAATCTGAGTCCACATGCGTGATACTATTTCACCATCTAAATCGCTGGCTCCCCCGGTTAAATAGGTGTCATTTTGAGGAAAAACAATGCGCTGATCATTTCCGGCAAAAGCCACGGGTGCATAGTTGTCAGATACCAGCAGGTTCACTTCGTCAAAAGCGGTTTGATTATTATTATCTGTAACAGTACATCTGAAAACATAGGTGCCATATTCTAGTTGATCTACAGTTGTTTCTGATGAACTGGGAGAGTTGATCATCGATTGTGAAGGGCCAGTTCTTTGAGTCCATTGATAGGATATGATGGTGCCATCAGGATCTGAAGCGGTAGCAGATAATGTGGCTATACCGGGTAAAACTAAGCTTTGATTAGTGCCGGCATCTACTATAGGGAATTCATTAGGAGGACTAGGGAGTACAGTAATTTGTACTTCGTCAAAATCTCTGTCGCCTTCATCATCAGTAACTGTAAGCCTTAAAACGTAAGTTCCTTCTATTAAATTTTCTATTCTTACGTTAGGAGTGTTTCCACCTATGATTGATACTGTAGAAGGAGCCGTAACTACAGTCCATAAATAGTCTGTAACCGTGCCGTCAGGGTCTGAGCCTGTTCCGGTTATTTCAGCACTGTTTTCTGGCAGCGTCAAGGTAATGTCTTCGCCAGCATCTGCTGAAGGGGATAAGTTAGGATTTTCAGGATTAACCCGCACATTCACTTCGTCAAATCCTTGTAAGCCTTCATTGTCAGTGGCTGTAAGTCTAAAAACATAAGTTCCTAATATTAGGTTAGTCGCATTGAGTGTGGCTGAGCCTGAGCCTGTAAGAGAAGCCGTATTAGGACCACTTACCTGACTCCAGATGTAGCTGGTAATAGAGCCATCGTCGTCTTCTGCGGTTCCATTAAATGTAGTTTGAGATGCTGGCTGGTATATAGTTTGGTTTTCTCCAGCATTTACAATGGGTGGCTGATTGGCAGGTAGGGGCTCTACAGTTATATTGACTTCATCAAAAGCAGTGCTACCATCATCATCTTGAACGGTAAGTCTAAAAATATAAATACCTTCTACTAAATTACTAATTTGTATTATGGCGTTATTACTACCTGTAACAGTAGCAGTATTCGGCCCACTTTTTTGCTCCCACATATAGCTGGCAATGCTTCCATCAGCATCTAAGCCTTCTCCAATTAACTGAGTCTCATTCTCGGGTAGGGTTATTATTTTGTTTTCACCAGCATCGGCGATTGGGGGTTTATTAGCAGGAACAGGGTTAACCGTTACTTTGATATTGTCTGATGCGCTGGCATTATCATTATCGGTAACCCGGCAATTGAATATGTATACTCCTTCTGTGAGATTTTGAATGTTAGTATTAGCCTGATTAGGTGTAACAATGTTACCTGAAACGGGGCCACTGACTTTAGTCCATGAGTAAGACTGTATGGTTCCATCTGGATCTGTTGCATTTGCGGATAAACTAATGCTATTGTCAGGTAAAGTAATGGCTCTATCATTACCTAAATTTACAGTTGGGAATTGGTTTCCTGGGTACGGTCGAACCGTAACTCTTATATCATCAGTACCTCTATCGCCCCGGTTATCAGTTACTCTAAGGGTAAAAACATATAGTCCTTCTACCAGATTGCTAAAAGTGACATTAGCTTGATTGGCACCAGAGCTAGAGGCTGAGGAAGGGCCGGATTTCTGGCTCCACTGGTAACTTGCAATAGTTCCGTCACTATCAGATCCACTTCCACTTAGAGTTATAGATGACGTAGGCAATGTAATTGCTCTATCCGAACCAGCGTTAGCAGTAGGCGGGTTGTTAGGAGGCTCTGGTCTTACTGTAATTCTAACGTGATCTGTATTCGAAGCTCCTTCATTATCTTCTGCGTACAAAGAGAAAATATATACACCTTCCACCAAATTTTGCAAAGTAATCTGAGGATTTAGCACATCAGTAGTGGTGGCTGTGTTCGGGCCACTTTCTTGCTCCCAGAGATAAAAAGTAATCTGCCCATCTGAGTCAGTAGCTGACCCATTTAAGGTTAATGATGAGGTGGGTAAAGTTATAGTTCTATCTGGTCCTGCAGAAACTACAGGAGGTAAGTTCGGTGAGTTCACTATTATGCTTACTTCATCAGTAGCGAAAGCACCTCTATCATCCTCCACTGTTAATGAGAAAACATATATACCTTCTTCAAGTCCTTGAAGCTCAAGGTTAGCTTGATTTACTTCCTCATAGCCGGCATCTGCCGGGCCACTGATAAATTCCCAATGATAACTTACTATTGTGCCATCGGAGTCTGTACCAGAACCGTTAATTGTAGTGCTATTGTCTGGTAGAGTAAGTATGATGTCTGGACCTGCATTGGCTACAGGAGGTGTGTTAACAGGCTCTGGATTTACTGTAATAGTTATTTGAGTACTGTTAGTAGCATTGTCATCATCGGTAACTGTAAAGCTAATTACGTAAATACCTTCAACTAAATTTTCAAGATTAATAGAGGTCTCATCAGGGGAGGGCATAGAAATATCGCTGGGGCCACTTATTTGCTCCCAAAGATATTCTACAATAGTACCATCGGGGTCAGTACCATTACCATTTAATATAATGGAGTTAGTAGGTAGTGTAATACTTTCGGTACTTCCGTTTTCAATTATAGCTGTAGGGGCATTATTGGTTTCAGGAAAAACCGTAATAGTTACTTGATCCGTATCAGAATCACCGTCATCATCAGTTACAGTAAGAGAAATGAGGTAGGTGCCTTCAATAAGACCGCTAACGGTTGTAGTAGGTGTACTGTTGCTGGAAAAAGTAACCGAACTCGGACCTTGAACTCTTTGCCATAAATAACTAACCACAGTACCATCCGTATCAAGTCCAAAGCCTGTTAATTCTAGTGAATTTACCGGGAGTGTAATAGATGTGTCGTTAGGAACGATGGCAGTAGGAGGATCATTTGGTGGTATAGGGAGCACCGTTAAAACCATTTCATCTGATGATTCATCACCATCATCATCAGTAACAGTAAGTGAAAATGTATATACACCTTCTATGAGATTGGAGACATTAATTTGTGAAGCAGAATTGTCATCTATTGTAGCTGTGTTTGGCCCCTGAACCTGTTCCCAGAGGTAATCAGTTACGGAGCCATCAGAATCTGTTCCCTGACCTGAGATAGTGGTAGTAGATGTAGGCAGTGTAATTTCCTGATCTGAGCCAGCGTTAGCATTAGGTGGAGAGTTGGGCGGAACTGGTAGCACCGTTATTGTGATTTGGTCGCTATCCGTATCTCCATCGTCATCTTCCACTGTTAATGAAAAAGTATATACACCTTCTATGAGATTAGTAAGAGATAAAGAGCTTTGATTTAGCCCAGAATTACCGGGTGTATTAGGTCCTGAATTTTGAGCCCATGAATAGGATACAATTGTTCCATCAGAATCTTCTCCACTGCCGTTAATGGTAATAGAGCTGGTAGGGAGAGTTATGGTACGGTTATTTCCTGCATTAGCAGAAGGAGGGGAGTTAGCAGGGGTAGGGAACACCGTCACTGTTACGGCATCACTTCCTGTATCTCCATCATCATCAGTTACAGTTAATATAAAACTATAAGTTCCTTCAATCAGGTTGTCTAGAGTAATATCTTCAGCATTTGGGTCGGATATATCAGCAGTATTAGGGCCTGACTCTTGATTCCATTCGTATGATACAATTTCTCCATCAGAATCTGACCCCGAGCCGTTGATTGAAATAGTATTTTGAGGTAGGGTGATTTCACGGTTAGGTCCTGCGTTGGCAGTAGGAGGGATATTTGCCGGCTCTGGTAAAACGGTAATAGTTATCTGGCGAGATGCACTGAGGTTATCATTATCCGTAACGGTAATTTCTAAGCTGTAAGTACCTTCTATAAGGTTATCTAGGCTTACTGTAGCTGTGGAACTTCCACTAATGTTAGGTGAATTGGGGCCAGAGAGTAGAGTCCATTGATAGCTTTCAATAGTGCCATCGGCATCAGTGGCATTGGCGGTTATTGAGAGGCTGTTATCAGGTAGAGTTATAGTGTAATTAGCATTGACGGTTATGGATGGAGGTATTTCAGGAGCAGCTCCTCTTGATTGCAAAAGTAGCCACTGGTATAAATTTGGAGTATGTAAGGTATTGTCTGTGCGATATGCTCTATTCCAGCAACCAGCATGACCAACGCCTGGGTAGGTAGTGAATATTGGTGCAGGATCAGCATTGCATCTTATCATACCATTGATAGGCGTACGGCCTTGATGAAGTGGCATTTGGTTATCGGCTTCTCCATGAAAAGCCCAAACAGGTAAATGAATTTCTGCCAGATAACATGTTTCCTGATACCCACCTCTGCCTGGTGCAGGTGCAATGGCAGCGAAACGATTAGGTTGATTTTCTTCA includes the following:
- a CDS encoding PorP/SprF family type IX secretion system membrane protein, which produces MRSKGYLLILLLIFLFKSQSGITQELSSFRQNFFNPAVYNPAFTGINGHNQLFLTYKKQWMNIEDSPETIGLNFQLPTKGHLFFGAEFYSQEVVAVRSSSALLSFGYKLNITENQSLRFAISGGVGQNMLNLTSDELNTMDPAIISAYDNNYYLNGKFGMVYQYNRLQIGFSMPKIFDSDQFNYSEFNEVEINAIDNRIYSISYDFQLSPKFSFKPLVLYRDYKYDENQLEGAGIVYYQQKIWAGASYRNSLGIILGMNITDVISFSYDYSFSPFKTNNADLSTGSHELQLAFKFGQNKNTKKPLLTKSTEEDAHLKQPVLATNVETEKSEEVEEKQPNESDAKTKAPTENIAKTTTPSEQNAAPTPIENNDKSKDITEEPAQNTNVEMAVKEPTESKASKEKSEEIERHKHKEKVDIESPDFDNGFSQRNSYSISLSEGYYVVIGVFKYLNNAMKVAKTSMDNGHVADIGLYDKKNLYYVFVFYDKKDQELAKEVRSAFRKKEDFMTHGYYRSNKANISITTLI
- a CDS encoding acyltransferase family protein; this translates as MSKFYIPSLDGLRAIAVLLVITFHFSKVSFIDFDFEIGWVGVQIFFVLSGYLITRILLEEKRKTFGSYIKMFYWKRLLRIFPLYFGYLLAILLLFLATGQPDDLPQTAPYLFTYTYNFYIISPEWTVNRLFVHLWSLSVEEQFYLIWPFIVFFFSEKNFKKIIGLMLIGVPLLRLALALGFADIAPTEDRLGNIVYWFSLSHFDAFALGGFINFLGQKYIGINRKKWIWGSLALCVILGAFNLLTAYPLNPNSYSSLGFLIHGLLNYQHVWSYTVLNIFFAAIIWQLTTSQRKSWLTSKPLLLIGKISYGMYLFHFPVIMAIDKAFGKPFVNGFVTLILCLIITFVVSIISYYAYERQFLKLKNIKSF
- a CDS encoding PKD domain-containing protein codes for the protein MRYTGKLICLICLYFLVFNSYGQGLTARRMPDGLGYLEYLPPNYNSNTDLYPLMIFLHGHGERGDGSPSQLERIKSNGPPKLINNGEQMCFEVNGTTECFIVLCPQTSRNGWQGFETMPFIDWAIENYRVDPDRVYMTGLSMGGQGSWQVAYSEENQPNRFAAIAPAPGRGGYQETCYLAEIHLPVWAFHGEADNQMPLHQGRTPINGMIRCNADPAPIFTTYPGVGHAGCWNRAYRTDNTLHTPNLYQWLLLQSRGAAPEIPPSITVNANYTITLPDNSLSITANATDADGTIESYQWTLLSGPNSPNISGSSTATVSLDNLIEGTYSLEITVTDNDNLSASRQITITVLPEPANIPPTANAGPNREITLPQNTISINGSGSDSDGEIVSYEWNQESGPNTADISDPNAEDITLDNLIEGTYSFILTVTDDDGDTGSDAVTVTVFPTPANSPPSANAGNNRTITLPTSSITINGSGEDSDGTIVSYSWAQNSGPNTPGNSGLNQSSLSLTNLIEGVYTFSLTVEDDDGDTDSDQITITVLPVPPNSPPNANAGSDQEITLPTSTTTISGQGTDSDGSVTDYLWEQVQGPNTATIDDNSASQINVSNLIEGVYTFSLTVTDDDGDESSDEMVLTVLPIPPNDPPTAIVPNDTSITLPVNSLELTGFGLDTDGTVVSYLWQRVQGPSSVTFSSNSTPTTTVSGLIEGTYLISLTVTDDDGDSDTDQVTITVFPETNNAPTAIIENGSTESITLPTNSIILNGNGTDPDGTIVEYLWEQISGPSDISMPSPDETSINLENLVEGIYVISFTVTDDDNATNSTQITITVNPEPVNTPPVANAGPDIILTLPDNSTTINGSGTDSDGTIVSYHWEFISGPADAGYEEVNQANLELQGLEEGIYVFSLTVEDDRGAFATDEVSIIVNSPNLPPVVSAGPDRTITLPTSSLTLNGSATDSDGQITFYLWEQESGPNTATTTDVLNPQITLQNLVEGVYIFSLYAEDNEGASNTDHVRITVRPEPPNNPPTANAGSDRAITLPTSSITLSGSGSDSDGTIASYQWSQKSGPSSASSSGANQANVTFSNLVEGLYVFTLRVTDNRGDRGTDDIRVTVRPYPGNQFPTVNLGNDRAITLPDNSISLSANATDPDGTIQSYSWTKVSGPVSGNIVTPNQANTNIQNLTEGVYIFNCRVTDNDNASASDNIKVTVNPVPANKPPIADAGENKIITLPENETQLIGEGLDADGSIASYMWEQKSGPNTATVTGSNNAIIQISNLVEGIYIFRLTVQDDDGSTAFDEVNITVEPLPANQPPIVNAGENQTIYQPASQTTFNGTAEDDDGSITSYIWSQVSGPNTASLTGSGSATLNATNLILGTYVFRLTATDNEGLQGFDEVNVRVNPENPNLSPSADAGEDITLTLPENSAEITGTGSDPDGTVTDYLWTVVTAPSTVSIIGGNTPNVRIENLIEGTYVLRLTVTDDEGDRDFDEVQITVLPSPPNEFPIVDAGTNQSLVLPGIATLSATASDPDGTIISYQWTQRTGPSQSMINSPSSSETTVDQLEYGTYVFRCTVTDNNNQTAFDEVNLLVSDNYAPVAFAGNDQRIVFPQNDTYLTGGASDLDGEIVSRMWTQISGPTSITIASPQDSTIHITNMQIGSYTFSFEVTDDKGAIDTDEVTIEVVNSNGNIPPVANAGEDVTITMPTSSVVLNGSGTDEDGSIRSYEWEQISGGNTTTSELTFAQLIVGGLREGEYQFKLTVTDTQYLTDTDTVNITVLPLEIEAVNIPRLFTPNGDGINDYWEIANLQALGEVEVRIYDSRGNEIYHSKNYGNDWGGTSNGQLLQPGPYFYEITARSGTRRGGVRIIY